DNA sequence from the Callospermophilus lateralis isolate mCalLat2 chromosome 2, mCalLat2.hap1, whole genome shotgun sequence genome:
GACGTACAACCGTGCGCCGAAGAACTAGGGACTGTTTCGGAACCGTTTCTTTCTTCACATGGCCATGCATCAGCCCTGGCATCCGCAACCACTGCAGCTGATGCAGCTGCATCAGCTGCCGCAGCCgccgcctccgccagagcagctgCATTATTTACAGAGACCCCAGCACCCTATTCTAGGTTCACAGAGCCCTCCTCTGACAATTTTCTTGGGGCAGTCTATGCTGGAACCCCACAAATAGGCCGTGAAAGTCTTGGCTTTGACCCTGACTATGTTTCCTCTACTGCTAGGCATCCCTATACTACAACTGACCTTAGCTCTAGCGCTGCTCCTGTTCCTGGCTTCAGCTCTGACCCTTTAACTGGTTCCAGCTCCAGCCCTGTCCCCGGTCCTGGCTTTCGTGGCTATAGTTCTTTCCCTGGCTCCAGTTCTGTTCCTGACCATGGTTTAGTCCCTAGTTCTGGCACTGGTCCTGGAAGTGGCTCTAGCCCCGGCTTCCTCACTGGTCCTGGCCCTGGAACTATCCCTCCCTCTGACCCTGGCACTATTCTTCCCTCTGGCCCTGGCACTATCCCTCCCTCTGGCCCTGGCACTATCCCTCCCTCTGGTCCTGGCACTATCCCTCCCTCTGGCCCGGGCACTATCCCTCCCTTTGGCCTTGCCACTATCCCTTGCTCTGGCCTTGCCACTGGTCGTGGCCATACCTCTGGCCAAGGCTTCCGTCCTGCCTCAGGTCCTGATCCTGCCTCTGGAGCTGGTCCAGGTTCTAGTCCTGGCCCTGAACCCAGGCCCAGCACTCCTCAAAGGTTCAAAAACCTTAGGCCAGATCTTTTGCCTAATTATACTTCCTGGAATCAATACTGCCACTGGGATCCTCAGAAACAACCAccttgggaatctttgcaagtctCAGAACCTGGTGCCCGAGGGCTGTGGAAAACCCGAGAAGATGAAGGGAAGCCTAAGTTTCTCTATGAAACAATGCCACGGGGCCAATGCCTCCTCTACAACTGGGAGGAAGAGGTATTAAGTTTtgaccttcttttcttttttgaaggcTGACCCAAGTTTCTAGGGGAGCCAGTAGTTTGTGATGAGGGTAGATAACAAGGGATATCACAGTTATTCAACTTACGGCCCACAGAGAGCTACAAACTACCTGGATCAAGTTCCAAACTGGCAGGATATTTCTGAGAGTTTCTTCTTCCGACATGGACACCAGGGACTGCTGACCACCCAACCACCTTCACCCATGCCCTCGAGTACCACCCAGAAGGATTCATACCAGCCCCCGAGAAACCTTTCTCAGCCTCTTCAAGGTGTGAAGCATGACAGCCAGAATGAGCCCATCAGGcagagaaaaaaagaggaaggaatTTTTGGTGGGACTGTGGATTGTGTGATGGATATAAGGGCAAAATCTAAGATTACCATTCCTTTtctcaaatttatttctttttctttttcttttttttaatttttggggcCTGCTTTGTAATCACACTCCCACTTCACCCTCCCACAGGGAAGCGTGAAGCCATGGTGGAGATGCTCCTGCACCACCAGATCTGGTGAGAAactaggggagggggagggggagggggaagagcAAAACTGGGGAGAATGGCCTTGACATCTCCCAGGGCTGCATAGTAAAGAGGTACAGGCAGAGCTGGAACCCATAAAGAAGCCCTTTAAGGCGGAGTCAGTGACACACCATGACTACAGAATGGAGCTGGTGCAAGGAGGGCCTCCTGCCCCAACGAAGGTGAGAACCCATCCTACCCCACTTGCACAGCAGGACTCTTATAGGTGGTGGGAAAGTTCCTAGTCCAGAAGTTGAGAGAAAGGGCCAAAGTCCAATTATTCAGTA
Encoded proteins:
- the Spag8 gene encoding sperm-associated antigen 8, with amino-acid sequence MSLWQPCSWSLKMEPNESTEGSPSRSLDVQPCAEELGTVSEPFLSSHGHASALASATTAADAAASAAAAAASARAAALFTETPAPYSRFTEPSSDNFLGAVYAGTPQIGRESLGFDPDYVSSTARHPYTTTDLSSSAAPVPGFSSDPLTGSSSSPVPGPGFRGYSSFPGSSSVPDHGLVPSSGTGPGSGSSPGFLTGPGPGTIPPSDPGTILPSGPGTIPPSGPGTIPPSGPGTIPPSGPGTIPPFGLATIPCSGLATGRGHTSGQGFRPASGPDPASGAGPGSSPGPEPRPSTPQRFKNLRPDLLPNYTSWNQYCHWDPQKQPPWESLQVSEPGARGLWKTREDEGKPKFLYETMPRGQCLLYNWEEERATNYLDQVPNWQDISESFFFRHGHQGLLTTQPPSPMPSSTTQKDSYQPPRNLSQPLQGKREAMVEMLLHHQICKEVQAELEPIKKPFKAESVTHHDYRMELVQGGPPAPTKPHDYRQEQPESFWIQRAPQLPGVSNIRTLDTPFRKNCSFSTPVPLSLGQPLPYELENYPHQLGEMSSLACQRKGQGHPGDSMGPV